A genomic window from Punica granatum isolate Tunisia-2019 chromosome 2, ASM765513v2, whole genome shotgun sequence includes:
- the LOC116195277 gene encoding pre-mRNA-splicing factor syf2, whose amino-acid sequence MAEERPVHPDCRNASNPYHECSEYCFQIIAQAKGLSEEKELEREQVNACSNPSATNTVDDQHYEREDAEEHSDGDNEPPIEDNLGVDITKLTGRKKKLFELRLKMNEARKANQTAMVAEKKKMEAPAESRGISKQKWLEERKKKVGKILDANGLDMSKAYMLDTQDAAESKYKKWEKDPAPYGWDVFNPKTLYNAYKKRTKNIDVDLDEYNKLKEADPEFYREASSLQYGKAPKVSEDRIEKMVKELNNREEKRKSFSRRRKFHEEKDIDSINDRNEHFNKKIERAFGKYTLEIKNNLERGTALPD is encoded by the exons ATGGCTGAAGAGAGACCAGTACACCCAGATTGCAGAAATGCGTCCAATCCGTATCACGAGTGCAGTGAATATTGCTTCCAAATAATTGCCCAGGCGAAAGGACTTTCCGAAGAAAAGGAATTAG AACGGGAGCAAGTCAATGCTTGTTCAAACCCCAGTGCAACCAATACAGTGGATGACCAGCATTATGAAAGAGAGGATGCTGAAGAGCATTCTGATGGCGATAATGAGCCACCCATTGAGGATAATCTTGGAGTAGACATTACCAAACTCacaggaaggaagaagaagctgttTGAGTTAAGGCTCAAGATG AATGAGGCGAGGAAGGCCAATCAAACTGCAATGGTGgctgagaagaaaaaaatggaggCCCCCGCAGAATCAAGGGGCATATCGAAGCAGAAGTGGCTtgaggagaggaagaagaaagttGGGAAAATTCTTGATGCTAATGGTCTTGATATGTCAAAGGCATATATGTTAGATACGCAAGATGCCGCAGAGTCTAAGTATAAGAAATGGGAAAAGGATCCTGCCCCTTATGGTTGGGATG TTTTCAATCCGAAGACACTGTATAATGCATACAAGAAGCGTACCAAGAATATCGACGTGGACTTGGATGAATATAATAAACTAAAAGAAGCTGATCCCGAGTTCTACCGAGAAGCATCTAGCCTTCAGTATGGGAAG GCGCCTAAGGTTTCCGAGGACAGGATTGAGAAGATGGTGAAGGAACTGAACAATAGGGAGGAGAAGCGGAAGTCATTCAGCAGGAGGAGGAAGTTCCACGAAGAGAAGGATATCGACTCTATCAATGACCGCAACGAGCACTTCAACAAGAAGATTGagagagcatttggcaaataCACATTGGAGATCAAGAACAACCTTGAAAGAGGAACTGCTTTGCCCGACTAA
- the LOC116195278 gene encoding probable aquaporin PIP2-8: MSKEVSEEGQRHHHGKDYVDPPPAPLLDMAELKLWSFYRALIAEFIATLLFLYVTVATVIGHKKQTDPCGGVGLLGIAWAFGGMIFILVYCTAGISGGHINPAVTFGLFLARKVSLIRAVAYMVAQCLGAICGVGLVKAFMKPYYNRLGGGANEVAAGYSTGTALGAEIIGTFVLVYTVFSATDPKRSARDSHVPVLAPLPIGFAVFMVHLATIPITGTGINPARSFGATVIYNNGKAWDDQWIFWVGPFVGALAAAAYHQYILRAAAIKALGSFRSNPTN, from the exons ATGTCGAAGGAAGTGAGCGAGGAAGGGCAGAGGCACCACCATGGCAAGGACTACGTCGACCCGCCGCCGGCTCCCCTGTTGGACATGGCCGAGCTCAAGCTCTGGTCTTTCTACCGGGCCCTCATTGCCGAGTTCATCGCCaccctcctcttcctctacgTCACCGTCGCCACCGTCATCGGCCACAAGAAGCAGACCGACCCTTGCGGCGGCGTCGGCCTCCTCGGCATCGCCTGGGCCTTCGGTGGCATGATCTTCATCCTCGTCTACTGCACCGCCGGCATCTCCG GTGGGCACATTAACCCGGCAGTGACGTTCGGGCTATTCCTGGCTCGCAAGGTGAGCCTGATCCGGGCGGTAGCGTACATGGTAGCCCAGTGCCTCGGTGCCATCTGCGGCGTCGGGCTAGTGAAGGCCTTCATGAAGCCCTACTACAACAGACTCGGCGGTGGGGCCAACGAGGTGGCCGCTGGATACAGCACTGGCACTGCCCTTGGGGCCGAGATTATCGGCACCTTCGTCCTTGTCTACACCGTCTTCTCCGCCACCGACCCCAAACGGTCCGCCCGTGACTCACACGTCCCG GTGTTGGCTCCTCTTCCGATCGGATTTGCAGTGTTCATGGTCCACTTGGCCACTATCCCCATCACCGGGACCGGAATCAACCCTGCCCGGAGCTTCGGCGCAACCGTCATCTACAACAACGGCAAAGCTTGGGATGACCAG tggatcTTCTGGGTCGGGCCGTTCGTGGGAGCTCTTGCGGCGGCGGCGTACCACCAGTACATCCTCAGAGCGGCCGCCATCAAAGCCCTGGGATCCTTCCGCAGCAACCCCACCAACTAA